A window of the Amycolatopsis solani genome harbors these coding sequences:
- a CDS encoding putative quinol monooxygenase, whose product MIIIAGWLAVAPEARDAYLAGCAEAVQLAREAPGCLDYALGADLLDDGRITVYERWESDEDLERFRGSGPSDEQSAQILDASVARYRISAVEAP is encoded by the coding sequence GTGATCATCATCGCCGGCTGGCTCGCGGTCGCCCCGGAGGCACGGGACGCCTACCTGGCCGGCTGCGCGGAGGCCGTGCAGCTGGCGCGCGAAGCGCCGGGCTGCCTCGACTACGCGCTGGGCGCCGACCTGCTCGACGACGGCCGGATCACCGTGTACGAACGCTGGGAGTCCGATGAGGACCTCGAGCGCTTCCGCGGGTCCGGGCCGTCGGACGAGCAGTCGGCGCAGATCCTCGACGCCTCCGTGGCGCGCTACCGCATTTCGGCGGTCGAAGCGCCGTGA
- the nadD gene encoding nicotinate-nucleotide adenylyltransferase translates to MGGTFDPVHHGHLVAASEVQSRFGLDEVIFVPTGQPWQKTSRQVTKAEDRYLMTVIATASNPVFSVSRVDIDRGGQTYTVDTLRDLHAEYPDDDLFFITGADALEQILTWHKAEELFDFAHFIGVTRPGYRLNSHHLPSGKVSLVEVTAMAISSTGCRDRVERGEPVWYLVPDGVVRYIAKKDLYRKSD, encoded by the coding sequence ATGGGCGGCACGTTCGACCCCGTGCACCACGGCCACCTCGTCGCGGCGAGCGAGGTCCAGTCCCGGTTCGGGCTCGACGAAGTGATCTTCGTCCCCACCGGCCAGCCCTGGCAGAAGACGAGCCGCCAGGTGACGAAGGCCGAGGACCGCTACCTGATGACGGTCATCGCGACCGCGTCGAACCCGGTGTTCTCCGTCAGCCGCGTCGACATCGACCGCGGCGGCCAGACCTACACCGTCGACACCCTCCGCGACCTGCACGCCGAGTACCCCGACGACGACCTCTTCTTCATCACCGGCGCCGACGCGCTCGAACAGATCCTGACCTGGCACAAGGCCGAGGAGCTGTTCGACTTCGCGCACTTCATCGGCGTCACCCGGCCCGGCTACCGGCTCAACTCGCACCACCTGCCCAGCGGGAAGGTGAGCCTCGTGGAGGTCACCGCGATGGCGATCTCGTCGACCGGCTGCCGCGACCGGGTCGAACGCGGGGAGCCGGTCTGGTACCTCGTCCCCGACGGCGTCGTCCGCTACATCGCCAAAAAGGACCTGTACCGGAAGAGCGACTGA
- a CDS encoding PPOX class F420-dependent oxidoreductase has product MELPADLVALLREPSLCFLATSMPDGSPQLTQTWVDSDGTHILVNTVLGHQKQRNIERDSRVALNVADRDRPSRYYAIRGQVVDTTEDGAVEHIEKLAQRYLGGPYPWWGGRDQTRLLLTVKADRITT; this is encoded by the coding sequence TTGGAACTGCCCGCCGACCTCGTCGCGTTGCTGCGCGAACCCAGCCTCTGCTTCCTGGCGACGTCGATGCCGGACGGCTCGCCGCAGCTCACCCAGACCTGGGTGGACAGCGACGGGACGCACATCCTGGTCAACACCGTGCTGGGGCACCAGAAGCAGCGCAACATCGAGCGCGACTCGCGGGTGGCGCTCAACGTGGCCGACCGCGACCGGCCGTCGCGGTACTACGCGATCCGCGGGCAGGTCGTCGACACGACCGAGGACGGCGCGGTCGAGCACATCGAGAAGCTGGCGCAGCGCTACCTCGGCGGCCCGTACCCGTGGTGGGGTGGTCGCGATCAGACTCGGCTGCTGCTGACCGTCAAAGCGGACCGGATCACGACGTGA
- a CDS encoding TetR/AcrR family transcriptional regulator → MTDQSRPGRKRSEQSRLAILAATLDLVAEAGYGTLTVEGIAARSGVGKQTIYRWWPSKADVLLDALATKADLQIPIPDEGSFRADLERFLGSTFELGEKEQVAETLRALMAQAQLDPEFGKRFREDFLNRRREALGTIVDRARERGELPAGVAPGTVLDVVFGVLWYRLLATREPIGQGLAGELVTLLAAHGASTAEMR, encoded by the coding sequence ATGACCGACCAGTCCCGTCCCGGCCGCAAGCGCAGCGAGCAGAGCCGGCTGGCGATCCTCGCCGCCACGCTCGACCTGGTCGCGGAGGCGGGCTACGGCACGCTGACCGTCGAAGGCATCGCCGCGCGCTCGGGCGTCGGCAAGCAGACGATCTACCGCTGGTGGCCGTCGAAGGCCGACGTCCTGCTCGACGCGCTCGCGACCAAGGCTGACCTGCAGATCCCGATCCCCGACGAGGGGTCGTTCCGCGCCGACCTCGAGCGGTTCCTGGGCAGCACGTTCGAGCTGGGGGAGAAGGAGCAGGTCGCGGAAACGCTCCGGGCGCTCATGGCGCAGGCGCAACTCGATCCGGAATTCGGCAAGCGATTCCGCGAAGACTTCCTGAACCGCCGGCGCGAAGCACTCGGCACGATCGTCGACCGCGCTCGCGAGCGCGGCGAACTGCCCGCGGGTGTCGCCCCCGGCACGGTGCTCGACGTCGTGTTCGGCGTGCTCTGGTACCGCCTGCTGGCCACGCGCGAGCCGATCGGCCAAGGGCTGGCGGGTGAACTGGTGACGCTGCTAGCGGCTCACGGCGCTTCGACCGCCGAAATGCGGTAG
- a CDS encoding histidine phosphatase family protein, whose product MSPRRLVLWRHGETDYNAAGRMQGHLDSALTPRGWNQARFAVPALARFSPDLVIASDLRRATDTATVLTDAIGVPLRIDKRLRETHLGEWQGLTGAEVDAAYPGERDRWRTDATWAPPGGENRVDVADRAGEVVADLQQANSDVGDTVLLAAHGGLIIALTARLLNLPVEIWPSLGGISNCHWVELGLRDGKWRLNAYNAGMHG is encoded by the coding sequence GTGAGCCCGCGGCGGCTTGTGCTCTGGCGCCACGGCGAGACGGACTACAACGCCGCCGGGCGGATGCAGGGTCACCTGGATTCGGCGCTGACCCCGCGCGGCTGGAACCAGGCCCGGTTCGCGGTGCCCGCGCTGGCCCGGTTCTCACCGGACCTCGTCATCGCGTCCGACCTGCGCCGCGCCACCGACACGGCCACCGTGCTCACCGACGCCATCGGCGTCCCGCTGCGCATCGACAAGCGCCTGCGCGAGACGCACCTCGGCGAGTGGCAGGGGCTCACCGGCGCGGAGGTCGACGCGGCCTACCCCGGTGAACGCGACCGCTGGCGCACCGACGCGACCTGGGCCCCGCCGGGCGGGGAGAACCGCGTCGACGTCGCCGACCGCGCCGGCGAAGTGGTCGCCGACCTGCAGCAGGCCAACTCCGACGTCGGCGACACGGTGCTGCTGGCCGCGCACGGCGGGCTGATCATCGCGCTCACCGCCCGGCTGCTGAACCTGCCGGTCGAAATCTGGCCGTCGCTGGGCGGGATCTCGAACTGCCACTGGGTCGAGCTGGGCCTGCGCGACGGCAAGTGGCGGCTGAACGCCTACAACGCGGGGATGCACGGCTAA
- the obgE gene encoding GTPase ObgE, giving the protein MASRFVDRAVIHLTAGDGGNGCASVHREKFKPLGGPDGGNGGNGGDVLLVVDPNVHTLLDFHFRPHAKAGSGKMGQGGNRAGAAGESLIMKVPSGTVVFTDDGELVADLIGPGTTFVAAQGGRGGLGNASLASKARKAPGFALLGEPGESRDLTLELRSVADVGLLGFPSAGKSSLISVLSAAKPKIADYPFTTLVPNLGVITGGDTVFTMADVPGLIPGASEGKGLGLDFLRHIERCAVLVHVVDCATLEPGRDPLSDVDALEAELAKYTPSLGGKLEERPRVVVLNKIDVPEAAELAEFVRPELEARGLRVFEVSTASRKGLRELTFALAAVVEQYREAQPVLEPEKIVLRPLAVDDSGFTVEVDPEEEGAFIVRGARPERWIRQTDFANDEAVGYLADRLDRLGVEDQLAKLGARPGSPVTIGDVQFEWEPSTPSVAVHLSGRGTDVRLERTDRIGASERKEARRIRREGTGEFDGLDDGE; this is encoded by the coding sequence CACCGCGAGAAGTTCAAGCCCCTCGGTGGCCCCGACGGCGGCAACGGCGGCAACGGCGGCGACGTCCTGCTGGTCGTCGACCCGAACGTGCACACCCTGCTCGACTTCCACTTCCGCCCGCACGCCAAGGCGGGCAGCGGCAAGATGGGCCAGGGCGGCAACCGCGCGGGCGCGGCGGGGGAGTCGCTGATCATGAAGGTGCCGTCCGGCACCGTCGTGTTCACCGACGACGGCGAGCTGGTCGCCGACCTGATCGGCCCGGGCACCACGTTCGTCGCCGCCCAGGGCGGCCGCGGCGGCCTCGGCAACGCGTCACTCGCGTCGAAGGCCCGCAAGGCACCCGGTTTCGCGCTGCTCGGCGAGCCGGGCGAGAGCCGTGACCTGACGCTGGAGCTGCGTTCGGTCGCCGACGTCGGCCTGCTCGGGTTCCCGTCCGCCGGCAAGTCGTCGCTGATCTCGGTCCTGTCCGCGGCCAAGCCGAAGATCGCGGACTACCCGTTCACCACGCTCGTGCCGAACCTCGGCGTCATCACCGGCGGCGACACCGTCTTCACGATGGCCGACGTGCCCGGCTTGATCCCCGGCGCGTCCGAGGGCAAGGGCCTCGGCCTCGACTTCCTCCGCCACATCGAGCGCTGCGCGGTGCTGGTGCACGTCGTCGACTGCGCCACGCTCGAGCCGGGCCGCGATCCGCTGTCCGATGTGGACGCTCTCGAAGCCGAACTCGCGAAGTACACGCCGAGCCTGGGCGGGAAGCTCGAGGAGCGCCCGCGGGTCGTCGTCCTCAACAAGATCGACGTCCCGGAGGCCGCCGAGCTCGCCGAGTTCGTCCGGCCGGAGCTGGAAGCGCGCGGCCTGCGGGTGTTCGAGGTCTCGACGGCGTCCCGCAAGGGCCTGCGGGAGCTGACTTTCGCGCTCGCGGCCGTCGTCGAGCAGTACCGCGAGGCGCAGCCGGTGCTGGAGCCGGAGAAGATCGTCCTGCGGCCGCTCGCGGTCGACGACTCCGGGTTCACCGTCGAGGTCGACCCGGAGGAAGAGGGCGCGTTCATCGTGCGCGGCGCCCGGCCGGAGCGCTGGATCCGCCAGACCGACTTCGCCAACGACGAGGCCGTCGGCTACCTCGCCGACCGGCTCGACCGCCTCGGCGTCGAGGACCAGCTGGCGAAGCTCGGCGCGAGGCCCGGCAGCCCGGTCACGATCGGCGACGTCCAGTTCGAGTGGGAGCCGTCGACGCCGAGCGTCGCGGTGCACCTGTCCGGCCGCGGCACCGACGTCCGCCTGGAGCGCACCGACCGGATCGGCGCGTCCGAGCGCAAGGAAGCCCGCCGCATCCGCCGTGAGGGCACGGGCGAGTTCGACGGCCTGGACGACGGCGAGTGA
- a CDS encoding MFS transporter, with protein sequence MTESTVQEQRHRLPVRKLFAASAGNALEWFDWTIYATFSIYFAGAFFPSGNDTLALINTFATYALAFFFRPLGGVLLGRFADTRGRKPAMILTILLMAGGSVAIGLLPTFAQVGWLAPILLLLARIAQGLSLGGEVSNASAYLGEIAPAERRGRYSAFFYISTGSAVLVATVLGFVLARSLDKAQLTAWGWRLPFLLGGVFGLVGLWLRRSLAETELFEQTKVKARKIERPLLTTLTHHPKAVVRLIGFTMLSTLCYYTFFSALTSFAVKTRHADADVVFLALSVGTALFIALQYPLGALSDRFGRKPQLLVWSGATAIVVVPLSTLIGPGIGGLLVVFCVGLGLYTAMTSIAPAIMSELFPTELRALGIGAWYNLTVAVFGGTAPLLITLFGAVSQTLYFWYVAVGAAIAFAVILTLPETKGSELR encoded by the coding sequence ATGACCGAGTCCACCGTGCAGGAGCAGCGCCACCGGCTGCCGGTGCGCAAGCTGTTCGCGGCGAGCGCCGGCAACGCGCTGGAGTGGTTCGACTGGACGATCTACGCGACGTTCAGCATCTACTTCGCCGGCGCGTTCTTCCCCTCCGGGAACGACACGCTGGCCCTGATCAACACCTTCGCGACCTACGCGCTGGCGTTCTTCTTCCGGCCGCTCGGCGGCGTCCTGCTCGGGCGCTTCGCCGACACCCGGGGGCGAAAACCCGCCATGATCCTCACCATCCTGCTCATGGCGGGCGGCTCGGTGGCGATCGGGCTGCTGCCGACGTTCGCGCAGGTCGGCTGGCTCGCGCCGATCCTGTTGCTGCTCGCGCGCATCGCCCAGGGCCTGTCGCTGGGCGGCGAGGTGTCCAACGCGTCGGCCTACCTGGGCGAGATCGCGCCCGCGGAACGCCGGGGGCGCTACTCGGCGTTCTTCTACATCTCGACCGGCTCGGCCGTGCTCGTCGCGACCGTCCTCGGCTTCGTGCTCGCGCGGAGCTTGGACAAGGCGCAGCTGACGGCGTGGGGCTGGCGGCTGCCGTTCCTGCTGGGCGGCGTCTTCGGCCTGGTCGGGTTGTGGCTGCGGCGCAGCCTCGCCGAAACCGAGCTGTTCGAGCAGACGAAGGTCAAGGCCCGGAAGATCGAACGGCCGTTGCTGACGACGCTGACGCACCACCCGAAGGCCGTCGTCCGGCTCATCGGCTTCACGATGCTCTCGACCCTTTGCTACTACACCTTCTTCAGCGCGCTCACGTCCTTCGCGGTGAAAACCCGGCACGCCGACGCGGACGTCGTCTTCCTCGCCCTTTCGGTCGGCACGGCGTTGTTCATCGCGTTGCAGTACCCGCTCGGCGCGTTGTCGGACCGGTTCGGGCGGAAGCCGCAACTGCTCGTGTGGTCCGGTGCGACCGCGATCGTCGTCGTCCCGCTGTCCACTTTGATCGGTCCGGGGATCGGGGGCCTGCTCGTCGTGTTCTGCGTCGGGCTCGGGCTGTACACCGCGATGACGTCGATCGCGCCGGCGATCATGAGCGAGCTGTTCCCCACCGAACTGCGCGCGCTCGGGATCGGCGCTTGGTACAACCTGACCGTCGCGGTCTTCGGGGGCACCGCACCGCTGCTCATCACGCTGTTCGGCGCGGTGTCGCAGACGCTCTACTTCTGGTACGTCGCCGTCGGTGCGGCGATCGCGTTCGCGGTGATCCTCACGCTGCCCGAGACCAAGGGCAGCGAGCTGCGGTAA
- a CDS encoding SDR family oxidoreductase yields MSIALVAGGTSGIGLATARRLHRQGYEVHLTGRGKERLDDVALSDPHLTGHRADGGDATAMAALASSLGTVDVLVVSLSGAEGMGPIDSLDLDVLRRAFDAKFWAHLTTIQAVLPHLAANGSITLLSAITARAAMPGTAGIGALNAAIEALVKPLAVELAPRRVNAVSPGVVDTAWWSGFPAEVREGFFAQTAASIPARRVATADDVAEVVALAATNANLTGTILEADGGARLVSVG; encoded by the coding sequence ATGAGCATCGCTCTCGTCGCCGGCGGCACTTCGGGCATCGGCCTGGCGACCGCGCGGCGGCTGCACCGGCAGGGCTACGAAGTCCACCTCACCGGCCGCGGCAAGGAACGCCTGGACGACGTCGCACTGAGCGACCCGCACCTGACCGGCCACCGGGCCGACGGCGGCGACGCCACGGCGATGGCCGCGCTGGCGTCCTCGCTGGGAACGGTCGACGTGCTGGTGGTCAGCCTTTCGGGCGCCGAAGGCATGGGCCCGATCGATTCACTGGACCTCGACGTGCTGCGGCGGGCGTTCGACGCAAAGTTCTGGGCGCACCTGACGACGATCCAGGCCGTGCTGCCCCACCTGGCCGCGAACGGCTCGATCACGCTGCTCAGCGCGATCACCGCGCGGGCGGCGATGCCCGGGACGGCCGGGATCGGCGCCTTGAACGCGGCCATCGAAGCACTGGTCAAGCCGCTGGCGGTGGAGCTGGCACCGCGGCGCGTCAACGCGGTCTCGCCGGGGGTCGTCGACACGGCTTGGTGGAGCGGCTTCCCGGCGGAGGTGCGGGAGGGGTTCTTCGCCCAGACGGCGGCGTCGATCCCGGCACGCCGGGTGGCGACCGCGGACGACGTGGCCGAGGTGGTGGCGCTGGCGGCGACGAACGCCAACCTGACGGGCACGATCCTGGAAGCCGACGGCGGCGCACGCCTGGTGTCGGTGGGCTGA
- the octT gene encoding diglucosylglycerate octanoyltransferase, which produces MGPRLLVFGDSLSFHGPEGPCAADEPRLWPNIAATALGGTADLVAGIGWNARDAWWSLTGDPRVWADLHHVDAVVLAVGSMDTLPSPLPTYLRTGLKYLRPDPVRRVVRKAYLGAQPRLSVAFRGRPVVLPAKLTVRYLDECVGALRALRPELPVFGMLPSVHRAAAYGGVHTARPAAAAAMAAWGARADVPLLDLEAVVGEHVLSGEGNPDGMHWGWRGHAAVGEAMSVLLAPVPAPGHVG; this is translated from the coding sequence ATGGGGCCGCGCCTGCTGGTGTTCGGCGATTCGCTGAGCTTTCACGGTCCCGAAGGACCCTGCGCCGCGGACGAGCCGCGGTTGTGGCCCAACATCGCCGCCACCGCCCTCGGCGGCACCGCCGACCTGGTCGCCGGGATCGGCTGGAACGCCCGCGACGCCTGGTGGTCGCTGACCGGCGACCCGCGCGTCTGGGCCGATCTGCACCACGTCGACGCCGTCGTGCTCGCGGTCGGCAGCATGGACACCCTGCCTTCGCCGTTGCCGACCTACCTGCGCACGGGGCTGAAGTACCTGCGTCCCGACCCCGTGCGGCGGGTGGTGCGCAAGGCTTATCTGGGCGCGCAGCCCCGGCTTTCCGTCGCGTTCCGCGGCCGTCCGGTGGTGCTGCCGGCGAAGCTGACTGTCCGGTACCTCGACGAGTGCGTGGGCGCGCTGCGCGCCCTGCGGCCCGAGCTGCCGGTCTTCGGGATGCTGCCGTCGGTGCACCGCGCGGCGGCGTACGGCGGCGTGCACACCGCGCGGCCGGCCGCGGCGGCCGCGATGGCGGCGTGGGGCGCGCGGGCGGACGTGCCCCTCCTCGACCTCGAAGCCGTTGTCGGAGAGCACGTCCTGAGCGGCGAGGGCAACCCGGACGGCATGCACTGGGGGTGGCGGGGACACGCGGCGGTGGGCGAGGCGATGTCCGTGTTGCTGGCGCCGGTGCCGGCCCCCGGCCACGTAGGCTGA
- a CDS encoding RecQ family ATP-dependent DNA helicase — translation MDTTSTTPALRDRAETLLRALAGDSAKLREDQWTAIEALVAHRRRALVVQRTGWGKSAVYFLATALLREQGSGPTVIVSPLLALMRNQISAAARAGIHAATMNSANPQEWDQVQAAVAAGEVDVLLVSPERLNNPDFRDNVLPKLTASTGLLVVDEAHCISDWGHDFRPDYRRLRTLLGDLPEGVPVLATTATANDRVVTDVAEQLGLGTGGDTLVLRGSLDRESLRLSVCRLPTSQARLAWLAEHLAELPGSGIIYCLTVAAAHDVAALLKDRGYPVAAYTGKTDPADRQAAEDDLLGNRVKALVATSALGMGFDKPDLGFVVHLGAPSSPIAYYQQVGRAGRGVERAEVVLLPGEEDKAIWAYFGSLAFPDELRVTQVLNTLAYADRPLSTAALEPSVELSRSRLEMVLKVLDVDGAVRRVKGGWTSTGEDWQYDRERYKRVAEARDREQNAMLGYLATDGCRMEYLRRQLDDPDAAPCGRCDNCTGQHWDTAVADDVVTATRERLQRPGVEVAPRKQWPTGMSSLDVPVSGRISADDQAEPGQVLGRLTDVGWGNRLRELVGAGAPDAEVPDSVFKACVQVLAGWQWAERPVAVIAVPSETRPQLVYSLATRLAEIGKLDFLGALDAEGPPPRQANSAQRLADLWRRMSMPADLAATLPAGPVLLVDDVIDTGWTMTLAARLLRRAGAPAVLPFALASTA, via the coding sequence GTGGACACGACCAGCACCACCCCAGCCCTCCGCGACCGCGCCGAGACCCTCCTCCGTGCGCTGGCCGGCGACTCGGCGAAGCTGCGCGAAGACCAGTGGACGGCCATCGAGGCACTGGTCGCGCACCGGCGCCGGGCGCTGGTCGTGCAACGCACCGGGTGGGGCAAGTCGGCGGTGTACTTCCTGGCCACGGCGTTGCTGCGGGAACAGGGAAGCGGGCCGACGGTGATCGTCTCGCCGCTGCTCGCGCTGATGCGCAACCAGATCTCGGCGGCGGCGCGCGCCGGGATCCACGCGGCGACGATGAACTCCGCGAACCCCCAGGAGTGGGACCAGGTCCAGGCGGCGGTCGCGGCCGGCGAGGTGGACGTCCTGCTGGTCAGCCCCGAACGGCTGAACAACCCGGACTTCCGCGACAACGTGCTGCCGAAGCTGACCGCGAGCACCGGCCTGCTGGTGGTCGACGAGGCGCACTGCATTTCGGACTGGGGCCACGACTTCCGGCCGGACTACCGGCGCCTGCGCACCCTGCTGGGCGACCTCCCGGAAGGCGTGCCGGTGCTGGCGACCACGGCGACCGCGAACGACCGCGTGGTCACCGACGTCGCCGAGCAGCTGGGCCTCGGTACCGGCGGCGACACCCTCGTGCTGCGGGGCAGCCTCGACCGGGAAAGCCTGCGGTTGTCGGTGTGCCGGCTGCCGACGTCGCAGGCACGGCTGGCGTGGCTCGCCGAGCACCTGGCCGAGCTGCCCGGGTCGGGGATCATCTACTGCCTGACCGTCGCGGCGGCGCACGACGTCGCGGCGCTGCTGAAGGACCGCGGGTACCCGGTGGCGGCCTACACCGGCAAGACCGACCCGGCCGACCGGCAGGCGGCCGAGGACGACCTGCTCGGCAACCGCGTCAAGGCGCTCGTCGCGACTTCCGCGCTGGGCATGGGGTTCGACAAGCCGGACCTCGGGTTCGTCGTGCACCTCGGCGCGCCGTCCTCGCCGATCGCCTACTACCAGCAGGTCGGCCGCGCCGGGCGTGGTGTGGAACGCGCCGAAGTCGTGCTGCTGCCCGGCGAGGAGGACAAGGCGATCTGGGCGTACTTCGGGTCACTGGCCTTCCCCGACGAGCTCCGGGTGACGCAGGTGCTGAACACCCTCGCCTACGCCGACCGTCCCCTTTCGACGGCCGCGCTCGAGCCGTCCGTGGAGCTCTCCCGCTCCCGCCTGGAAATGGTGCTCAAGGTGCTGGACGTCGACGGCGCGGTCCGGCGCGTCAAGGGCGGCTGGACGAGCACGGGTGAGGACTGGCAGTACGACCGGGAGCGCTACAAGCGGGTCGCGGAGGCGCGCGACCGCGAGCAGAACGCGATGCTCGGCTACCTCGCGACCGACGGCTGCCGGATGGAATACCTGCGGCGGCAGCTCGACGACCCCGACGCGGCGCCGTGCGGGCGGTGCGACAACTGCACCGGGCAGCACTGGGACACGGCGGTCGCCGACGACGTCGTCACCGCGACCCGGGAACGCCTGCAGCGACCCGGGGTCGAGGTCGCGCCGCGGAAGCAGTGGCCCACCGGGATGTCCTCTTTGGACGTTCCGGTGTCCGGCCGGATCTCGGCCGACGACCAGGCCGAGCCGGGCCAGGTCCTCGGGCGGCTCACCGACGTCGGCTGGGGCAACCGGCTGCGGGAGCTCGTCGGCGCCGGAGCACCGGACGCCGAGGTCCCCGACTCGGTGTTCAAGGCGTGCGTCCAGGTGCTCGCCGGGTGGCAGTGGGCCGAGCGGCCGGTGGCGGTGATCGCCGTCCCGTCGGAGACGAGGCCACAGCTCGTGTACAGCCTCGCGACGCGACTGGCCGAGATCGGCAAGCTGGACTTCCTCGGCGCGCTCGACGCGGAAGGGCCACCCCCGAGGCAGGCCAACAGCGCACAGCGGCTGGCCGACCTGTGGCGGCGGATGAGCATGCCCGCCGACCTCGCCGCCACGCTGCCGGCCGGGCCGGTCCTGCTGGTGGACGACGTCATCGACACCGGCTGGACGATGACGCTGGCCGCCCGGCTGCTGAGGCGGGCCGGGGCACCCGCCGTGCTGCCGTTCGCACTGGCCAGCACGGCCTGA
- the proB gene encoding glutamate 5-kinase, with amino-acid sequence MSGTRQAIAAARRLVVKVGSSALTTAGSGLDVARLDALVDAIAERVARDTQIVLVSSGAIGAGLAPLSLGKRPRDLATQQAAASVGQLALAHAYAESFGRFSLTVGQVLLTSDDVVRRSHYRNAQRTFSRLLALGAVPVVNENDTVATEEIRFGDNDRLAALVAHLIGADALLLLSDVDGLYDGDPRDGATRKLTEVLSESDVDGISVGMSSSGLGTGGMVSKLAAARTAAGAGIPVLLAAASEASAALTTASPGTAFAPADTRLSARRFWLGYAADTTGRLRLDDGAVTAVVRRRRSLLAAGITGVEGDFQAGDVVDLVDAKDRAVARGVVAFDATELPDLIGRSTPELPEEQRREVVHADDLVPLRR; translated from the coding sequence GTGAGCGGCACCCGGCAGGCCATCGCGGCGGCACGCCGCCTGGTGGTCAAGGTCGGTTCGTCGGCGCTGACCACCGCGGGCAGCGGCCTCGACGTGGCCCGCCTGGACGCGCTGGTCGACGCGATCGCCGAGCGCGTCGCCCGCGACACCCAGATCGTCCTGGTGTCCTCGGGCGCGATCGGCGCCGGCCTGGCCCCGCTCTCGCTCGGCAAGCGCCCCCGCGACCTGGCGACGCAGCAGGCGGCGGCGAGCGTGGGCCAGCTGGCGCTGGCGCACGCGTACGCCGAATCGTTCGGGCGGTTTTCGCTGACGGTCGGCCAGGTGCTGCTGACGTCCGACGACGTCGTCCGCCGGTCGCACTACCGCAACGCGCAGCGCACGTTCTCCCGGTTGCTGGCACTGGGCGCGGTCCCGGTGGTCAACGAGAACGACACGGTGGCGACGGAGGAAATCCGCTTCGGTGACAACGATCGCCTGGCCGCCCTGGTGGCCCACCTGATCGGCGCGGACGCGCTCCTCCTGCTGTCCGATGTGGACGGCCTCTACGACGGTGACCCCCGGGACGGCGCGACCCGCAAGCTGACCGAAGTCCTCTCGGAGTCCGATGTGGACGGAATCTCGGTCGGCATGTCCAGCTCCGGCCTGGGAACGGGCGGCATGGTCTCGAAACTGGCGGCCGCCCGGACCGCGGCGGGCGCGGGCATCCCGGTTCTCTTGGCCGCGGCTTCGGAAGCCTCGGCGGCGTTGACCACGGCTTCCCCCGGCACGGCCTTCGCCCCGGCGGACACCCGCCTGTCGGCCCGCCGCTTCTGGCTGGGCTACGCGGCGGACACGACGGGCCGGCTCCGCCTGGACGACGGCGCGGTGACGGCGGTGGTGCGCCGCCGCCGTTCCCTGCTGGCAGCGGGTATCACGGGCGTGGAGGGCGACTTCCAGGCCGGCGACGTGGTGGACCTGGTGGACGCGAAGGACCGTGCGGTGGCCCGTGGCGTGGTGGCGTTCGACGCGACGGAACTCCCGGACCTGATCGGCCGTTCGACCCCGGAACTGCCGGAGGAGCAGCGACGCGAGGTCGTCCACGCGGACGATCTGGTCCCCCTGCGCCGCTGA
- the rsfS gene encoding ribosome silencing factor gives MAATSEARELAVAAAHAAADKKASDVVVLDVSEQLVITDAFVIASASNERLVGAIVDNVEEKLRESGHKPVRREGAREGRWVLLDYVDVVVHVQHVEERTFYGLERLWKDCPRIEVSGLEEAPADEDPDVP, from the coding sequence GTGGCAGCCACGTCCGAGGCACGAGAGCTGGCCGTAGCGGCCGCACACGCGGCGGCGGACAAGAAGGCCAGCGACGTAGTCGTGCTGGACGTGTCCGAGCAGCTCGTCATCACCGACGCCTTCGTCATCGCCTCCGCGTCCAACGAGCGCCTGGTCGGCGCGATCGTCGACAACGTCGAGGAGAAGCTGCGGGAGAGCGGCCACAAGCCCGTCCGCCGCGAAGGCGCCCGCGAAGGGCGCTGGGTCCTGCTCGACTACGTCGACGTCGTCGTGCACGTCCAGCACGTCGAAGAGCGCACTTTCTACGGTCTCGAACGGCTGTGGAAGGACTGCCCGCGCATCGAGGTGTCCGGTCTCGAGGAGGCACCCGCCGACGAGGACCCGGACGTCCCGTGA